The genomic window CCGtctcacctctcccagcctccgGATCTCGTGCTGCTTCTTGGCCCTGACGTGTTTCCGGAACGGAGCTGTCAGGCGGGAGCTCTGGCTGGGGTTCTCCAGGAACTCGGAGGGGGTCTGAAACCCAGGTGTCCGGGTAAAGGCCAGGGCACAGGCTGTGGACTTCAGggcgagcagggagaggggccacACCGAGCTGTACCTGCGACAGGCCGGCCGGGCCCCCAGTGAACAGCTCCGTTGCAACCCAACCGCGCCAGTCTGCAACCCAGGAAGCCCCGGGGAGACTGTGAGCCTGAGTCCCCCAGCCCGGGGCCCCTCTTGCCCATACCTGACCACTTCCCCTTCCCCGGGCACCCCCAGCAGCTGTGTGGCCAGCTGGGGAGGCTTCAGTCCATCCAGCGCTTCCTGCCATGAGCCTGGGAGTGTGGCCCACAGGTTGTCTGTGAAGAATTCCTGCAGGAGGGGAGAAGCGGGCTGGccactgccctccccactcctcccggGCCCTCCAGACACAGGGCCGCTGGCTGCAGCCAGGaggtgcccctccccagcctggtcactgctcccccccacaccccaggggCCCAGGCAGCACCCGGACCCGCCTCTCCTTGCTGCACTttccccgcctgctgctctgtgtCTGCTCCACACGGCTGAGCCTGAGAGCGGGGCCAGCGTCTTCACCGCTGCATGGGCAACAGCACAGTGACGGCCTGTGGTGTCAGCACGCTGCCATTGAGCACTCTGCCGTTATGCGTGCTGGACACTCACGTGCCAGACGGCATCTTTAGTCACACGCTGTTCCCCACCCGTTCTGGAGTTCTGCTCACGCACCAAGCTCCAGTCTAGGCTCAGagaacacacaaagaaacagacactGTTCTTGTTCTCGaaaaactgaccaaaaaaaaaaagtaactccaAGTTGCATCAAATGCCAGGCAGACCGTAAAACCCTGATCAAGCGGGTCTGACGGAGTCTGAGAGAGCACTCCTCCAGAGAGAGCAACAGGGACGACTTGTCTGAGGAGCTGGCGCTCGAGCCCAGACGCGGATGATGGACACACAAAGGCAGATGAGAAAGGCCAGGCAGTAGTTgcggggggagggaggatgtGGGGCCAAAGAGAGCAAACTGCTGGTTATAAAACAAACACATCTCGGAGAAGTAACGTACGGCAGGCTGACTATAGCTAGCAATACTggactgcatatttgaaagttgctcaGGGTAGATCTTAAAAGATCTCATCCAAACAAAgtggatctgccttcagctcaggtcatgatcccagggtcctgggatcaagccacaaactgggctctctgccagccggaagcctgcttctccctttcactatctttctgtgctctctccctctctcaagcaAATAGAGTCTTTTAAAAGTCCCGCTAACAGGAAACACTTATCAAAGACTTTAATATGCCAGGCGCTGCCCACAACATTTTCCCTGTATCAACGCATTTAATCTTCAACCAAACCTGTAAGTAGTCGCTCGGCTCCCATCTTATACCTAAGGAGACTGCGCGCTGCAGTTCAGCAACTTGTCCAACTCGAAAACCTAGTTAAGTAGCAAAGCTGGGATCTGAAACCGACTGGACTCTAGTTCTTGCCCCTAACCCCTCTGTTCTACTGCCTTCCTGTGCAGGAAAACATTCAGGCACAcgagtaagtgcaaaggcccaggtGCCCACCATGTCTGCAGAACAGAAATCAGGCCAGAGTACGTGTGGAGAGTGAATGTGGGGGAACCAGCGTGATGGCCTTCAAGAGGCAGCAGGGCGCAGACTGTGCAGCGTTTTCTAGGTAACAGTGAGGAGTTAAGATCTCATGAAAGCATCGAGGAAACaaggcagcatttttttttctttttcaaagattttatttatttatctatctatttgacagacagagagatcacaagtaggcagagagacaggcagagagagaggaggaagcaggctccccgctgagcagagagcccgatgtggggctcgatcccaggaccctgggatcacgacctgagcagaaggcagaggcttaacccactgagccacccaggcgccccttctttttttcctcttaagcaaactctacacccaacctgaGGCTCAGACTTACTACTCTACCACTGACCCAGCCAGTAGGTTTTAAGATCAATCAGGCTGCTTTGTGAAGAAGTGGTCACAGAGCGGACACAGACATCAGTCAGAAAGCGGTCCAGGAGCGAGAGGACAGTGGCTTGGCCCCCCGGGGGTAGCAATGGAGATGGGAACAAACGGGTGAACCTGGTATCTATCCTGCAGGCAGAGCTCAGGGAAGGCCTCGAGGGCACATCAGCGAAGGAGAGAGCTGCGTCAAGGGTGCTTCTGGGTCTGGGGGCCGAACGCGTCCGTGGACGCCGGTGCCATTCACCCACCGGCTCCCTCACGCTTCCCCGTGAGCCTTCAGACAGCGGTGAAGACCACGGCGGAGAAGCCGGGGCTCGGAGTTTCTTTAAAGGCCTCGGCTGACCCGGCGAAGGAGGCAGGAAGGTAGCCCGACCCCGAAGCTCTAACTCCACGCCCCGCTGAGCCAGGGGTTCAGCCACAGCGGGGCGGATTCCGGGACAGCGCGCCCGCGTCCGCGCCTCCCTCGGGACGTGCGAGGCGAGCAGCCGCCCCGAGGTCAGGAGTCCTCACGCGCACGTCAGCTGAACACGGAGGGCGGAGGACCCCCTCCTGCACAGACGCGCGGAGGACGGGGCAAAAGCCACCCCGCGGCCCTCCGCCCGCCGCGCGCACCCCTCCCGCcgcgcccccagccccgcccacaCCCCGGGCTCACGATGATGTAGGCGTCCAGGATAGGGCGGTAGCGCGCCAGCACGCGCGTGAGCTTCACCGCCAGCTGTCTCCGCTGCTCCGGAGAGAGGCCGCGCGCCGAGACGCCCGGCATCCCGGGGGCCAGCCGGGGCGTCGGCCGCGAGCGCGCGCTGCGCGGGGACCAGGGTCGGGGCCACGGGAGGAGGACCCTCGGCTCCCCACACCCCCGACACCTCTTACCCCGCCGGCCGCTGGGGCGGAAGACCCGACGCTCCCCCTGACGTCACAGCTCGCGAAGCGGCGCGGGCGCACACGTGGGGCGGGGCGCCGCGCACGGCGTCACAGAGGCGTGCCGCGGCGCCCGGGCCCGCCCCTCCCTGCGCAGTTCCCGCCTGCCCCGGAAGTGGGGCCGGTCCCGCGAGCGGCGTTTCTCGCGAGGCGCGGCCTCCCCACCTTCGAGTTGTACCTCCACGGGGCTAGAGGGGCCGGGGAGCGCatcccgcccccgccgccccccacgccgccgccgccgccgccgccactgccGCTGCTCACGCACTCGGAGTCCCTGGCCTCGCTCCCGGAGGCGGGGGCGCTGCGGGCGCGCGCACGCCGGCCCCCGGCGCGGTCCAACCCGCGCGCCTACCGGCCGGGGCCTCGCCGGCGCGCTCCGACTTCCGCATCCGGCTCCGGGCGCTTCCGCTCCTAGCGGGGCCGCTGGGAGGTAGGTGTGGGCGCGAGGGGCGCTCGCTGTGgccggacccccccccccaccggcgTGCTCGCCAACGTAGGCGGCCCGCAGCGGCGGTTCCCCCGGCGGATGGGTGTTGTCAGAGGGCCTGTGTCGGGAGCGGGGCTGAGGTGCGATGCGCGCGGGGGTCCCCGCACCGGGGGCCGAGGGAGCCGCGCGGGGGGGCGGGGCGATCCAGACCCCCTGGCCCGGCCCCTCCACTGCCCGCGACCACACTAAGACCTCCCCGCCCGGGCGGACGATGGAGCTCCCCGGTTCTGGCTCGCCGGGCTCCGACTTCGAGCTCGTTGGCCCGACAGCCCCCTCGGTTTCGGAATGAGACTGAGCTCGGCCGAGGGCAGGTGACCCTTGCGAGCCTTGCAGCTGGTGAGCTGGGGGCCGCGCCAGCGTCTTGGCTTCCCGGCTCGGACCGTGCTCCGAACAGCGTTTCCCGTTCCGGGTTCATTCCCACTCTGGCGGGTGGCTCTGCTGTCTTTCCAGCCTTAAGCCCCCCCGCAGGTGGGTCTTACCGTTCCCCAGCGGAGCCGGCTCGGTTACGAGGTTCGCTTTCTTCCCCAGGGTGTCCTCCAGACCTCCCGATGTCGGCCCGTGGGGTTCGGCAGAGGATGAGTCCTCCGTCTTCCTGTCAGTAACCATTCTTCCCACCTGCGCCCTCGCCATCCGCTGTTCTCATGTCTACCTTGCTCCTCAATCTGGATTTTGGTGcgcctccccccaaaaaaggattTGAGGGGAATGCCAAGCACCGTAAATTCGTCAGGAAGCGGCGACTCTTGGAACGGAGGGGCTTTCTGAATAAGAAGAACCAGCCACCGAGCAAGGCGCCTAAGCTGAACTCAGAACCTGCAAAGAAAGGGGAGACTTCCAGCGCGGATGGCGCTTGGAAGGTCTCTCCCCTTCCAAAAAAGAAGACCGTTGCCTCCAGCAGTGGACCAGAGCAGTCCCTGGACAAGAAGGCTGCAGTGCCGTGGCTGACCCCAGCCCCTGCGCAGAAGGCTGGGTCTGCGGTGGCAAAGGTAGATTTGCTGGAGGAGTTCCAGAGTGCCCTCCCAAAGATTAGGAACCATCCAGCTCGCCCCCACAAGAAGGGCCCCCAGAAGAACCTTACTCAGAAGAATGCCCCACAGAGCTCCCCCCAACCTCATTCGGGCGATAAGTGTTCCGCAGCATCTCAGAAGATGCCGAAGAAGATGGTGGCCATTGACTGTGAGATGGTGGGCACGGGACCCAAGGGGCACGTCAGCTCCCTGGCCCGATGTAGCATCGTCAGCTACCATGGAGACGTGCTCTATGATGAGTACGTCCTTCCCCCCTGCCACATCGTGGACTACCGGACCAGGTGGAGTGGCATCCGGAAGCAGCACATGGTGAATGCTACCCCCTTCAAGGTCGCCCGGGGCCAGGTGAGAGGCATGGGGTGCACTGGACACAGCGAGGCGCGGGCCCTTCCTCAGCCAGCGGGGTCAGCCTGAGAAGGAGGTGAAGGTGAAGTGGGCTTCCCGCTGAGGTGAGGCAGGCTGAGAGTCCGGGAAGTTCCAGGTCGCTGCCGTGACCGAACCGGGGCAGCTGAGACCTACCTGCGCTCCCGAAACCATTTCTCCTCTGGGAACTGGGAATCCACACAGGGAGGGAACCGCTGCCCAGGGGCAGAGCAGCAGCCGCGAAGGGCGAGGGAAAGGGCTCCGTTTGGGAATGGCTGGTAGAGCTGGAGTTTGGGGTTGAGCACGGAGAGGTGGAGACGGTTCTCAAGCTTCAGCGTGGCAGGCGTGGGACCAGCGGGGGCCGCCTGCGCAGGGTGCTGTACGCACCTGGGGCAGGTGGCCTGAAGCGGAGGGGATGTAACTCACGGGGCAGGCGTGTCGGGCTCTCGC from Lutra lutra chromosome 15, mLutLut1.2, whole genome shotgun sequence includes these protein-coding regions:
- the ISG20L2 gene encoding interferon-stimulated 20 kDa exonuclease-like 2, with the translated sequence MSTLLLNLDFGAPPPKKGFEGNAKHRKFVRKRRLLERRGFLNKKNQPPSKAPKLNSEPAKKGETSSADGAWKVSPLPKKKTVASSSGPEQSLDKKAAVPWLTPAPAQKAGSAVAKVDLLEEFQSALPKIRNHPARPHKKGPQKNLTQKNAPQSSPQPHSGDKCSAASQKMPKKMVAIDCEMVGTGPKGHVSSLARCSIVSYHGDVLYDEYVLPPCHIVDYRTRWSGIRKQHMVNATPFKVARGQILKILTGKIVVGHAIHNDFKALQYFHPKSLTRDTSHIPPLNRKADCPENATMSLKTLTKKLLNRDIQVGKSGHSSVEDAQAAMELYKLVEVEWEQHLAQSPPRD